One genomic window of Monodelphis domestica isolate mMonDom1 chromosome 1, mMonDom1.pri, whole genome shotgun sequence includes the following:
- the LOC100619950 gene encoding trichosurin-like isoform X1 — protein MKLLLLSLALVYGIQTHHTCSEEQQPDLTGTWYTVSLASNDTAKIEEGGPLRIFVHKLILENGNLRAIFFKRENGKCTQFSVSANPVEEDGQMKVEYSGSNDVYLQSFKEDEYAIFMLYNHNNNKVTLWGELFGRTPNLSEDIKKKFEETCIKLGLKREHILDVSETDQCQELEQ, from the exons ATGAAGCTTCTGCTGCTGAGTCTGGCCCTGGTCTATGGCATCCAGACTCACCATACCTGCTCTGAGGAGCAGCAACCAGAT CTCACAGGAACCTGGTATACTGTTTCATTGGCCTCAAATGACACAGCTAAGATTGAGGAAGGTGGTCCCTTAAGGATTTTTGTCCACAAACTCATTTTGGAGAATGGAAACCTGCGTGCAATCTTCTTCAAAAG agaaaatggaaaatgcaCTCAATTTTCTGTGTCTGCTAACCCAGTAGAAGAAGATGGTCAGATGAAGGTGGAAT ATTCAGGAAGTAATGATGTCTACCTTCAAAGTTTCAAAGAGGATGAATATGCCATATTTATGTTGTATAACCACAATAATAACAAGGTGACTCTTTGGGGAGAACTCTTTG GTCGTACTCCAAACCTGAGTGAggatataaagaagaaatttgaGGAAACTTGTATAAAATTAGGACTTAAAAGGGAACACATTTTAGATGTATCTGAAACTG ATCAGTGCCAGGAACTTGAACAATAA
- the LOC100619950 gene encoding trichosurin-like isoform X2: MKLLLLSLALVYGIQTHHTCSEEQQPDLTGTWYTVSLASNDTAKIEEGGPLRIFVHKLILENGNLRAIFFKRENGKCTQFSVSANPVEEDGQMKVEYSGSNDVYLQSFKEDEYAIFMLYNHNNNKVTLWGELFDQCQELEQ; encoded by the exons ATGAAGCTTCTGCTGCTGAGTCTGGCCCTGGTCTATGGCATCCAGACTCACCATACCTGCTCTGAGGAGCAGCAACCAGAT CTCACAGGAACCTGGTATACTGTTTCATTGGCCTCAAATGACACAGCTAAGATTGAGGAAGGTGGTCCCTTAAGGATTTTTGTCCACAAACTCATTTTGGAGAATGGAAACCTGCGTGCAATCTTCTTCAAAAG agaaaatggaaaatgcaCTCAATTTTCTGTGTCTGCTAACCCAGTAGAAGAAGATGGTCAGATGAAGGTGGAAT ATTCAGGAAGTAATGATGTCTACCTTCAAAGTTTCAAAGAGGATGAATATGCCATATTTATGTTGTATAACCACAATAATAACAAGGTGACTCTTTGGGGAGAACTCTTTG ATCAGTGCCAGGAACTTGAACAATAA